The following are from one region of the Acidobacteriota bacterium genome:
- a CDS encoding glycosyltransferase, translated as MTATAWTGTILVVFFCLLWVVSHLHILRTLLRVRRFEAAAPPPPGRWPRLSVVIAARDEAATLPGAIRTLLAQDYPDLEIVVVDDRSTDGTGDLVDALSLEDGRVRAIHVRELPAGWLGKVHALDAGTRASSGEWVLYTDADVHFAPGTLRKAVSDVESRGLDHLVLMPGFREASFWMNVVLSAFLGGFLLLTRPASIGRPRSRAFAGAGAFNLVRRAALERTGGFEWLRMEVVDDVGLGLMLHRAGARGGFAVAFREVNVRWYPTVGALVRGLEKNLFAGARYSLFRLFASLPGIAALLLAPGASLVIRGVPFLWTAGAAAALSLIAVALVLKARHRLPLLPALLSPAGTAVLAVAMLRSGVRCTLRGGIDWRGTFYPLGELRRGQRLII; from the coding sequence ATGACGGCCACGGCATGGACGGGAACGATCCTCGTCGTTTTCTTCTGCCTGCTCTGGGTGGTCTCGCACCTCCACATCCTCCGGACTCTTCTCCGGGTCCGCCGCTTCGAGGCGGCAGCGCCACCGCCGCCCGGGCGTTGGCCGCGGCTCTCCGTGGTGATCGCCGCCCGCGACGAGGCCGCGACGCTCCCGGGCGCCATCCGGACCCTGCTGGCGCAGGACTACCCCGACCTCGAGATCGTTGTGGTGGACGACCGTTCCACCGACGGCACCGGGGACCTCGTCGACGCGCTTTCCCTGGAGGACGGGCGCGTGCGCGCGATCCACGTCCGGGAGCTTCCCGCGGGGTGGCTGGGGAAGGTCCACGCCCTCGACGCCGGGACCCGCGCGTCTTCCGGCGAGTGGGTCCTCTACACCGACGCCGACGTGCACTTCGCCCCGGGAACGCTGCGAAAGGCCGTGTCCGACGTCGAGTCCCGGGGTCTGGACCACCTGGTCCTGATGCCGGGCTTCCGGGAGGCCTCGTTTTGGATGAACGTCGTCCTGAGCGCCTTCCTGGGCGGGTTTCTCCTCCTCACCCGGCCGGCCTCCATCGGGCGGCCCCGTTCCCGGGCCTTTGCCGGGGCGGGGGCCTTCAACCTGGTCCGGCGCGCGGCACTGGAACGGACCGGGGGCTTCGAGTGGCTCCGGATGGAGGTGGTGGACGACGTGGGGCTCGGTCTGATGTTGCACCGGGCCGGCGCCCGCGGCGGTTTCGCCGTGGCCTTCCGGGAGGTGAACGTCCGGTGGTACCCGACCGTGGGGGCCCTGGTCCGGGGCCTGGAGAAAAACCTCTTCGCCGGGGCCCGGTACAGCCTGTTCCGGCTGTTCGCCAGCCTCCCGGGAATTGCGGCGCTCCTCCTGGCTCCCGGGGCGTCCCTGGTGATCCGGGGCGTCCCCTTCCTCTGGACGGCCGGGGCGGCGGCGGCGCTGTCGCTGATCGCCGTCGCCCTGGTCCTGAAAGCCCGTCACCGGCTGCCGCTCCTTCCCGCCCTGCTTTCCCCGGCCGGCACCGCGGTCCTGGCGGTGGCGATGCTGCGCTCCGGGGTCCGGTGCACTCTCCGGGGCGGCATCGACTGGCGGGGGACGTTCTACCCGCTTGGCGAGCTGCGGCGCGGACAGCGACTGATCATCTGA
- a CDS encoding flavodoxin family protein translates to MRVLAVNGSPRKEGNTFLLLKKVLEPLASAGWETELVQFADYRLEGCTGCMGCFATGDGRCVGRPDDDFAALFERILSADALVLGSPCYFASITAELKALIDRAGLVAMAGGGLLRGKIGAAVVAQRRGGATHAFDTINHLFQISQMIVPGSTYWNFGVGLEAGDVCSDDEGNANMAHLGAVIAWLGKAIGPHRDAYPTAAP, encoded by the coding sequence ATGAGAGTTTTAGCCGTCAACGGAAGCCCCCGGAAAGAAGGCAACACCTTTCTTCTGCTGAAGAAGGTCCTGGAACCCCTTGCGTCGGCGGGGTGGGAAACGGAGTTGGTCCAGTTCGCGGACTACCGGCTGGAAGGGTGCACTGGCTGCATGGGCTGCTTCGCCACGGGGGACGGGCGCTGTGTCGGCCGCCCCGACGACGACTTCGCCGCCCTGTTCGAGCGCATCCTCTCGGCCGACGCCCTGGTCCTGGGCTCACCTTGCTACTTTGCCAGCATTACCGCCGAACTGAAGGCCCTGATCGACCGGGCCGGCCTCGTGGCGATGGCGGGCGGGGGCCTGCTGCGGGGCAAGATCGGGGCCGCGGTGGTGGCGCAGCGCCGCGGCGGGGCCACCCACGCCTTCGACACCATCAACCACCTGTTCCAGATTTCCCAGATGATCGTGCCGGGGTCCACCTATTGGAATTTCGGCGTCGGCCTGGAAGCGGGAGACGTGTGCTCGGACGACGAGGGGAACGCCAACATGGCCCACCTGGGCGCCGTGATCGCCTGGCTGGGAAAGGCCATCGGGCCGCACCGTGACGCTTACCCGACGGCCGCACCCTGA
- a CDS encoding creatininase family protein, which yields MVRAKSRPRLRVILSTALALAVAVALPVAAADTTTGETATGARRPFYMPHMSWDEVEDYLEDCDMVIVPVGSMEQHGKHLPLCSDIVQATEICLRIGQKARVLVAPAVLAGVSEHHMAFPGTLSLSPATFEAVLYETTQCLIAHGFRRIIYYSGHGGNYTSVSNVAFQINRDTEALAIDLLHVEFPAPDPKIAALKDDSHAGVEETSMMLLLAPGLVRMDKAENPKLTYPPLARKIREKADGFAKEALLNALLYQPLRSGKLSSTRELSNNGVVTGEDLKLSSEEIGRLAVDYRVDGVVRFIEAWRKVKP from the coding sequence ATGGTTCGTGCAAAATCGCGTCCCCGGCTCAGGGTTATCCTGTCCACCGCTCTCGCCCTGGCCGTTGCCGTCGCACTGCCCGTGGCGGCGGCGGACACCACCACCGGCGAGACCGCCACCGGCGCCCGACGCCCCTTCTACATGCCCCACATGTCCTGGGACGAGGTGGAAGATTACCTCGAGGACTGCGACATGGTCATCGTCCCCGTCGGTTCCATGGAGCAGCACGGGAAGCACCTGCCCCTCTGCTCGGACATCGTCCAGGCCACGGAGATCTGCCTGAGGATCGGCCAGAAGGCCAGGGTGCTGGTGGCCCCGGCGGTCCTCGCCGGGGTCTCGGAGCACCACATGGCCTTCCCGGGGACCCTCAGCCTGTCGCCGGCCACCTTCGAGGCGGTGCTTTACGAAACCACCCAGTGTCTCATCGCCCACGGTTTCCGGCGGATCATCTATTACTCCGGGCACGGCGGGAACTACACCTCCGTGTCCAACGTGGCCTTCCAGATCAACCGGGACACCGAGGCCCTGGCCATCGACCTCCTGCACGTCGAGTTTCCCGCTCCGGACCCGAAGATCGCGGCCCTCAAGGACGACTCCCACGCCGGCGTCGAGGAGACCTCCATGATGCTGTTGCTGGCGCCGGGCCTGGTCCGGATGGACAAGGCGGAGAACCCGAAGCTCACTTACCCGCCCCTCGCCCGGAAAATCCGGGAGAAGGCTGACGGTTTCGCGAAGGAGGCGCTGCTGAACGCGCTCCTGTACCAACCGCTCCGGTCGGGGAAGCTCAGTTCCACCCGGGAACTCTCCAACAACGGCGTGGTGACCGGCGAGGACCTGAAGCTCTCCAGCGAGGAGATCGGTCGCCTCGCCGTGGACTACCGGGTCGACGGCGTGGTCCGCTTCATCGAGGCGTGGCGGAAAGTCAAACCCTGA
- a CDS encoding alpha/beta hydrolase, with the protein MNTPLIPTLALSMLLALPAPAAGGGAAPVKVERKTCKADDGVTLVYSVCGKGEPALVFIHGGLADRSFWDAQLQAFGARHRVIALDLAGHGESGTDRKHWSLPAFGGDVRAVIRAEKVKKAILFGNSMGGPAAVEAALLLPGVVTGVVGVDTFHRVDERITAEEVQARASAFQKDFAGSVKAMTRMLFPPDADPALVAETERRMAKTSPDALHALFLGMAGYDMGAAVRRLTVPLRVINGDLFPTDTAANRKVKPDFEAVIMPHTGHYPMLERPGEFNRLVADAVKALTKP; encoded by the coding sequence ATGAACACCCCTCTCATCCCAACCCTGGCCCTGTCCATGCTCCTGGCCCTCCCGGCCCCGGCCGCGGGCGGGGGGGCCGCCCCCGTCAAGGTCGAGCGGAAAACCTGCAAGGCGGACGACGGCGTCACCCTGGTCTACTCCGTCTGCGGGAAGGGCGAACCGGCGCTGGTCTTCATCCACGGCGGGCTGGCCGACCGCAGCTTCTGGGACGCCCAATTGCAGGCCTTCGGGGCCCGGCACCGGGTGATCGCCCTGGACCTGGCGGGCCACGGCGAATCGGGGACCGACCGGAAGCACTGGAGCCTCCCCGCCTTCGGCGGCGACGTGCGCGCGGTGATCCGGGCGGAGAAGGTGAAGAAGGCCATCCTCTTCGGCAACTCGATGGGCGGGCCGGCCGCCGTGGAGGCCGCCCTCCTCCTCCCCGGGGTGGTGACCGGGGTCGTCGGGGTCGACACCTTCCACCGCGTCGACGAGCGGATCACGGCCGAGGAGGTCCAGGCGCGGGCGTCGGCCTTCCAGAAGGACTTCGCGGGAAGCGTCAAGGCCATGACCCGCATGCTGTTCCCCCCCGACGCCGACCCCGCGCTCGTGGCCGAGACCGAGCGAAGGATGGCGAAAACCTCGCCCGACGCCCTTCACGCCCTGTTCCTGGGGATGGCCGGCTACGACATGGGGGCGGCGGTCCGGCGACTGACCGTGCCCCTGCGGGTCATCAACGGCGACCTCTTCCCCACGGACACGGCCGCCAACCGGAAGGTCAAGCCCGACTTCGAGGCCGTGATCATGCCGCACACGGGCCATTACCCGATGCTGGAGAGGCCCGGTGAGTTCAACCGACTGGTTGCCGACGCCGTCAAGGCGCTGACGAAACCCTGA